From Salinirubellus salinus, the proteins below share one genomic window:
- a CDS encoding SDR family NAD(P)-dependent oxidoreductase, which produces MKAYLRSKTANLMWTYELARRLEGTGITVNAVNPGDADTQLQQESLSAAPLPMRVIGIVMTPLMRLLMDVSPESAAYSSVHAATSNELTGMTGLYLDTKGKPDSSSSISRDEGLAADLWEIAANRVGVDLYGEPSETMTGDVVT; this is translated from the coding sequence ATGAAGGCGTACTTGCGTTCGAAAACGGCAAACCTCATGTGGACCTATGAACTCGCCCGGCGTCTCGAGGGAACGGGTATCACCGTCAACGCGGTCAACCCCGGCGACGCAGACACCCAACTCCAGCAGGAGTCACTGTCCGCAGCACCGCTCCCGATGCGAGTAATAGGTATCGTCATGACACCGCTGATGAGGCTTCTCATGGACGTGTCCCCCGAGAGCGCGGCGTACTCGTCGGTCCACGCAGCCACGTCGAACGAACTCACTGGGATGACTGGTCTCTACCTCGATACGAAGGGAAAACCCGACTCGTCGTCGTCGATCTCACGAGACGAAGGCCTGGCAGCCGACCTCTGGGAGATTGCCGCGAACCGGGTTGGCGTCGACTTGTATGGTGAACCGAGCGAAACTATGACCGGGGACGTGGTCACATAA